Proteins found in one Sporosarcina jeotgali genomic segment:
- a CDS encoding LTA synthase family protein: protein MKFKFDVKSFIAMLFAMIWFLLLIIGVESFLLGTFEQALTWSQERTTTYLLNVLIVFALFLILMGVINRFVVSFIVTNVIAILLAVFSYFKFSFLGENLFPWDLLLANNVFNLLPNIYKEANVGAALAGIIVVLAILIGLFVYMLRKRPKPIMRLPWWVRVLFVGLGATYMCAFIFYRTFPNMEEALKKAEITNITFNQERNYQQNGFYGAFMLNMQSAIVLAPNGYSKSAIEDIVKKLEKEASEETTASDEKPNIIFVMNESFWDPTLLEKIQFAPDPMPFIRENQTGWLLSPTFGGGTSNVEFEVLTGFSNNFLPVGSVPYQQYVKEKQPAAMPNYLKGLGYETLAIHPYAKWFWNRENVYKHFGFNEFLDDASFKDPIYKGPFISDEQVTKTIIERTDASDDPMFIYAVTMQNHTGYAEDKYENFDVQTTVPEGIDDVYNVLLRSYTQGVYDADKALEQLIAHYKESDEPTVIAFFGDHLPAIGQDYRLYKIADFVPRGLGESQWDLGDFEKTRSTPLMMWNNFDAPIPDIDHLSPNQLGPAVFTMAGIRKPAYYELLEQFGAEMPGFTRDVKIDADGKLSRETPATVKTLSKEYQLLQYDLLFGKQYGKDAVQ, encoded by the coding sequence GTCTTTTATCGCTATGCTATTTGCGATGATTTGGTTCCTCCTCCTCATCATAGGCGTGGAATCCTTCCTGCTTGGTACATTTGAACAAGCGTTGACATGGAGTCAAGAGCGGACAACAACCTACTTGTTGAATGTCCTCATCGTATTTGCTTTATTCTTGATTCTAATGGGCGTGATCAATCGTTTTGTCGTCAGTTTCATAGTGACGAATGTCATCGCGATATTGCTTGCCGTATTTAGTTATTTCAAATTCAGCTTCCTTGGCGAGAACTTATTTCCATGGGATCTATTGCTGGCTAATAATGTCTTTAACTTATTGCCGAATATTTATAAAGAAGCGAATGTCGGAGCAGCGCTTGCTGGGATCATTGTTGTTCTTGCCATCCTCATTGGACTGTTTGTCTATATGCTGAGGAAACGTCCCAAGCCCATTATGCGTTTGCCTTGGTGGGTTCGCGTCCTATTTGTGGGGCTCGGTGCTACTTATATGTGCGCGTTCATCTTCTATCGAACATTTCCAAATATGGAGGAAGCGCTTAAAAAAGCAGAGATTACGAACATTACGTTTAACCAGGAACGGAATTATCAGCAAAATGGTTTTTATGGAGCGTTCATGCTTAATATGCAAAGTGCGATCGTGCTGGCACCCAATGGCTATAGTAAATCAGCGATTGAAGATATCGTAAAGAAACTGGAAAAAGAGGCTTCAGAAGAGACAACTGCCTCTGATGAAAAACCAAATATCATTTTTGTGATGAACGAATCATTCTGGGACCCGACGCTGTTGGAGAAAATCCAATTTGCCCCTGATCCAATGCCGTTCATCCGAGAAAATCAGACAGGCTGGCTGCTGTCCCCTACCTTTGGCGGCGGAACGAGTAATGTTGAATTTGAAGTGCTGACCGGTTTTTCCAACAACTTCTTGCCAGTAGGATCTGTCCCCTATCAGCAATACGTTAAAGAAAAACAGCCAGCTGCGATGCCGAATTATTTGAAAGGGCTTGGATATGAAACGCTTGCAATCCACCCGTATGCAAAATGGTTCTGGAATCGAGAGAATGTGTATAAGCATTTTGGATTCAACGAATTCCTGGACGATGCTTCATTTAAAGATCCCATTTACAAAGGGCCGTTCATTTCAGACGAACAAGTGACGAAGACGATTATTGAGCGGACAGATGCGTCTGATGATCCAATGTTCATTTATGCCGTAACGATGCAGAATCACACCGGCTATGCGGAAGATAAATACGAAAACTTTGACGTACAGACAACCGTGCCGGAAGGGATCGATGACGTTTATAACGTATTGCTGCGCTCGTATACACAAGGTGTTTATGATGCGGATAAAGCATTGGAACAATTAATTGCGCATTATAAAGAGTCCGATGAACCGACAGTAATTGCTTTCTTCGGAGATCATTTACCAGCGATTGGACAAGATTATCGATTGTATAAAATTGCCGACTTTGTTCCTCGCGGGCTAGGTGAAAGTCAGTGGGATTTAGGTGATTTCGAGAAGACGCGTTCCACTCCTTTAATGATGTGGAATAACTTCGATGCCCCAATTCCGGACATCGACCATTTGAGCCCGAACCAGCTTGGACCCGCAGTCTTTACGATGGCTGGGATCCGTAAGCCTGCATACTATGAATTGCTTGAGCAGTTCGGTGCAGAGATGCCAGGGTTCACACGCGATGTGAAGATTGACGCGGATGGCAAACTGTCCCGCGAGACGCCCGCTACTGTGAAGACGCTGAGCAAAGAGTATCAGTTGCTGCAGTATGATTTGTTGTTTGGGAAACAGTATGGAAAAGATGCTGTGCAGTGA